In Methanomicrobiales archaeon, one DNA window encodes the following:
- a CDS encoding tetratricopeptide repeat protein, translated as MGFLDSIRGMFGTRAEPQPAASVPEAVPPVQPKRAFLNGRGIDSWNNVGRLYQKQGLHEKAIQEYDRILAADPKDREVLAWKAESLRRLGKVKEAEAAEQQAKTLQ; from the coding sequence ATGGGATTTTTGGATTCCATCCGGGGCATGTTCGGCACCCGCGCCGAACCTCAACCTGCCGCATCAGTTCCGGAGGCCGTACCGCCGGTACAGCCGAAACGGGCGTTCCTGAACGGGCGGGGCATCGATTCCTGGAACAACGTCGGGCGCCTCTATCAGAAGCAGGGGTTGCACGAGAAGGCGATCCAGGAGTACGACCGCATTCTGGCAGCGGATCCCAAGGACCGGGAGGTCCTGGCCTGGAAGGCGGAATCGCTCCGGAGACTTGGAAAGGTCAAAGAGGCCGAGGCTGCCGAGCAGCAGGCAAAGACACTGCAGTAG
- a CDS encoding formyltransferase family protein encodes MNIVCAIRPRPPMVYFVNRIHERFPVSLVVLEAPPPLRSLRRNFRQKGLGSIPEIVSGILVDRLNKDRYTQEYTKFFGDRWKAIHPDIPVLHCDSVNAQNVYERLKRESPFLLLDHGTSVVQDATLDLADLALNLHWGLSPYYRGTRGTHWALINWDPYNIGVTVHRLNHVIDGGEILAQQRAELRGDETVNAINMQLTRLGTDLMLRALDKIEKGEPLRFFPQDLSRGFLTSRRQWNLNLQRQVDHIERNGILRLMLERPARRERLPIVELL; translated from the coding sequence GTGAATATCGTCTGCGCTATCCGCCCCCGCCCGCCGATGGTCTACTTCGTCAACCGTATCCACGAACGGTTCCCGGTATCTCTGGTCGTGTTGGAGGCCCCTCCCCCCCTCCGCTCCCTTCGCCGGAACTTCAGGCAGAAAGGGCTGGGCAGCATCCCGGAGATCGTCAGCGGAATCCTGGTCGACCGCCTGAACAAGGATCGATACACACAGGAGTACACGAAGTTCTTCGGGGATCGCTGGAAGGCGATCCACCCCGATATCCCTGTTCTGCACTGTGACAGTGTCAATGCGCAGAACGTGTACGAGAGGCTGAAGCGCGAGTCCCCCTTCCTGCTGCTGGACCACGGGACCTCGGTCGTCCAGGACGCCACGCTGGATCTTGCCGATCTCGCCCTGAACCTCCACTGGGGCCTGAGCCCGTACTACCGCGGGACCCGGGGGACGCACTGGGCCCTGATCAACTGGGATCCCTACAACATCGGGGTGACCGTGCACCGCCTGAACCACGTGATCGACGGCGGAGAGATCCTCGCCCAGCAGAGGGCGGAGCTCCGCGGGGACGAGACCGTGAACGCGATCAACATGCAGCTGACCCGCTTGGGCACCGACCTGATGTTGCGGGCCCTTGACAAGATCGAGAAAGGTGAGCCCCTGCGGTTCTTCCCGCAGGATCTATCGCGGGGTTTCCTCACCTCCCGACGGCAGTGGAACCTGAACCTGCAGAGGCAGGTGGATCACATCGAGAGGAACGGCATTCTGCGGCTGATGCTGGAGCGGCCGGCCCGAAGGGAGCGCCTCCCCATCGTGGAGCTCCTGTAG